A portion of the Mycobacterium paraseoulense genome contains these proteins:
- a CDS encoding type I polyketide synthase has protein sequence MTIHEHDRVSADRDGNGPHPAAGETHALVDRLTAGEPYAVAFGGQGSAWLETLEELVSSAGIESDLATLVGEVELLLEPVAKELVVVRPIGFEPLAWVRALAAEDPVPSDKHLTSAAVSIPGVLLTQIAAVRALARQGMDLQATPPVAVAGHSQGVLAVESLKAAGARDAELLAMAQLIGAAGTLVARRRGISVLGDRPPMVSVTNADPERISRLLDEFAQDVRTVLPPVLSIRNGRRSVVITGTPEQLSRFELYCQQISEKEESDRKNKLRGGDVFSPVFDPVQVEVGFHTPRLADGIDIVGGWAEKVGLDVALARELTEAILVRSVDWVEEISRVHDAGARWILDLGPGDILTRLTAPVIRGLGVGIVPAATRGGQRNLFTVGAVPEVARAWSTYAPTVVRLPDGRVKLSTKFTRLTGRSPILLAGMTPTTVDAKIVAAAANAGHWAELAGGGQVTEEIFAGRIEELATLLEPGRTYQFNALFLDPYLWKLQVGGKRLVQKARQSGAAIDGLVISAGIPDLEDAVDLIKELNDVGISHVVFKPGTVEQIRSVIRIATEVPTKPVIMHIEGGRAGGHHSWEDLDDLLLATYSELRSRPNITVCVGGGIGTPERAAEYLSGRWAQAYGFPLMPIDGILVGTAAMATKEATTSPSVKRMLVETQGTEQWVGAGKAAGGMASSRSQLGADIHEIDNSASRCGRLLDEVAGDAEAVAARRDEIIAAMANTAKPYFGDVADMTYLQWLQRYVELTIGDGNSTADTAAPGSPWLADTWRDRFQQMLQRAEARLHANDSGPIDTLFADAVLLESPRQAIATLVAEYPDAETVQLHPADVPFFVSLCKTLGKPVNFVPVIDKDVRRWWRSDSLWQAHDARYDADQVCIIPGTAAVAGITRMDEPVGELLDRFERAAIDEVLSSNGQPRAVASRRMGRADVTGPLAVVLDAPDVQWAGRTATNPVHRIADPGDWLVHDGPESRRATHSSTGARLQVDGDRVVLSVPLSGTWIDIPFTLPANTVDGGTPVVPTEDAATAMRAVLAIAAGVDGPEFLPAVVDGTASATVDWDPERVADHTGVTATFSETLAPGLSTVPDALVGLCWPAVFAAIGSAVTDTGVPVVEGLLSLVHLDHAAHVVGAVPTIPAELAISATASPAEDTDMGRVVRVAVTIADPDGATIASLDERFAILGRTGSAELTEPVRAGGAVSENATDTPRRRRRDVRLTAPVDMRPFAMVSGDHNPIHTDRAAALLAGLELPIVHGMWLSAAAQHAVTATDGQARPPARLVGWTARFLGMVRPGDEVDFRVERVGIDQGAEVLDVSARIGSDLVMSATARLAAPHTVYAFPGQGIQHKGMGMDVRARSKAARKVWDKADKFTRDTLGFSVLHVVRDNPTSIIASGVHYNHPEGVLYLTQFTQVAMATVAAAQVAEMREQGAFVEGAIACGHSVGEYTALACVTGIYELEALLETVFHRGSKMHDIVPRDELGRSNYRLAAIRPSQIDLPDDEVPGFVAGIAERSGEFLEIVNFNLRGSQYAIAGTVRGLEELEAEVERRRELTGGKRSFILVPGIDVPFHSRVLRVGVAEFRRSLERVMPRDKDPDVIIGRYIPNLVPRPFTLDRDFIQEIRDLVPAEPLDEILADYDTWLNERRNEMARIVLIELLAWQFASPVRWIETQDLLFTEQAAGGLGVERFVEIGVKSAPTVAGLATNTLKLPEYAHSTVEVLNAERDAAVLFATDTDPEPEPEADDPAAEVAVGAAPVEAAPAPAPAAASSGPRPDDIGFDAADATLALIALSAKMRIDQIEELDSIESITDGASSRRNQLLVDLGSELNLGAIDGAAEADLAGLRSQVTKLARTYKPFGPVLSDAINDQLRTVLGPSGKRPAAIAERVKKTWELGDGWAKHVTVEVALGTREGTSVRGGAMGHLHEGALADAASVDKVIDAAVTSVAARRGIAVALPSSGGGGGATVDAAALSEFTDQITGRDGVLASAARLILNQLGHDDPVSAMPTATDAELIDLVTAELGADWPRLVAPTFDAKKAVVFDDRWASAREDLAKLWLTDEDDIDARWQTLSERFEGAGHVVATQATWWQGKSLAAGRQIHASLYGRIAAGAENPDPGPYSNEVAVVTGASKGSIAASVVARLLDGGATVVATTSKLDDERLAFYRGLYRDHARYGAALWVVAANMASYSDIDALVEWIGTEQSESLGPQSIHIKDAQTPTLLFPFAAPRVAGDLSEAGSRSEMEMKVLLWAVQRLIGGLSKIGAERDIASRLHVVLPGSPNRGMFGGDGAYGEAKSALDALVTRWHAESSWASRVSLAHALIGWTRGTGLMGHNDAIVDAVEEAGVTTYSTDEMAAMLLGLCDVESKVAAAGAPIKADLTGGLAEANLDMAELAAKAREHASSEPATEDVAAEGTIAALPSPPRGFAPAPPPEWADLDVDPADLVVIVGGAEIGPYGSSRTRFEMEVDNELSAAGVLELAWTTGLIRWEDDPQPGWYDTQSGDLVDEAELVERYHDAVVERVGIREFVDDGAIDPDHASPLLVSVFLDKDFTFVVSSEADARGFVEFDPEHTVIRPVPDSGDWQVTRKAGTEIRVPRKTKLSRVVGAQIPTGFDPTVYGISQDMASSTDRVALWNIVATVDAFLSSGFTPTELMRWVHPGLVASTQGTGMGGMTSMQTMYHGNLLGRNKPNDILQEVLPNVVAAHVIQSYVGSYGAMIHPVGACATAAVSVEEGVDKIRLGKAELVVAGGFDDLTLEAIIGFGDMAATADTSMMRGRGIHDSKFSRPNDRRRLGFVEAQGGGTILLARGDLALKMGLPVLAVVAYAQSFADGVHTSIPAPGLGALGAGRGGRESALARSLAKLGVGADDIAVISKHDTSTLANDPNETELHERLADSLGRSEGAPLFVVSQKSLTGHAKGGAAVFQMMGLCQMLRDGVIPPNRSLDCVDDELAGSAHFVWVRETLRLGEKFPLKAGMVTSLGFGHVSGLVALVHPQAFIAALNPEQRADYQRRAEARLLAGQRRLASAIAGGAPMFERPADRRFDHDVPEKRQEAAMLLNPASRLGEGDAYEVSAE, from the coding sequence GTGACGATCCACGAGCACGATCGGGTGTCCGCTGACCGCGATGGAAATGGGCCCCACCCGGCCGCCGGGGAGACCCACGCTCTGGTCGACCGTCTGACGGCCGGCGAGCCGTACGCCGTGGCGTTCGGCGGCCAGGGCAGCGCTTGGCTGGAAACCCTCGAGGAACTGGTCTCGTCGGCCGGGATCGAATCGGACCTGGCAACGCTGGTCGGTGAGGTCGAGCTGCTGCTCGAGCCGGTGGCCAAGGAATTGGTGGTGGTGCGCCCGATCGGTTTCGAGCCGCTCGCTTGGGTGCGCGCGCTGGCGGCCGAGGATCCGGTCCCGTCGGACAAGCACCTGACGTCGGCCGCGGTGTCGATCCCCGGCGTGCTGCTGACCCAGATCGCGGCCGTGCGCGCGCTGGCACGTCAAGGCATGGACCTGCAAGCCACCCCGCCGGTGGCCGTCGCCGGGCATTCGCAGGGGGTGCTCGCCGTCGAGTCGCTCAAGGCCGCGGGTGCCCGCGACGCCGAGCTGCTGGCGATGGCCCAGCTGATCGGGGCGGCCGGCACGCTGGTGGCCCGACGGCGCGGGATCTCCGTGCTCGGCGACCGCCCGCCGATGGTGTCGGTGACCAACGCCGACCCCGAGCGCATCAGCCGGCTGCTCGACGAGTTCGCGCAGGATGTCCGCACCGTGCTGCCGCCGGTGCTGTCCATTCGCAACGGCCGGCGTTCGGTCGTCATCACCGGGACGCCCGAACAGCTGTCCCGGTTCGAGCTCTACTGCCAGCAGATCTCGGAGAAGGAAGAGTCCGACCGCAAGAACAAGCTGCGCGGCGGTGACGTGTTCTCGCCCGTCTTCGATCCGGTGCAGGTGGAGGTCGGCTTCCACACGCCGCGGCTCGCCGATGGCATCGACATCGTCGGCGGTTGGGCCGAGAAGGTCGGCCTGGACGTCGCGCTGGCCCGCGAGCTGACCGAAGCCATCCTGGTGCGAAGCGTCGACTGGGTCGAGGAGATCAGCCGCGTGCACGACGCCGGTGCGCGCTGGATTCTCGACTTGGGTCCCGGCGACATCCTGACCCGGCTGACCGCGCCGGTCATCCGGGGCCTGGGCGTCGGCATCGTGCCCGCCGCGACCCGCGGCGGGCAGCGCAACCTCTTCACCGTCGGGGCAGTACCGGAGGTGGCGCGGGCATGGTCGACCTATGCCCCGACCGTCGTCCGCCTGCCCGACGGCAGGGTCAAGCTGTCGACGAAGTTCACCCGGTTGACGGGCCGCTCGCCGATCCTGCTCGCGGGCATGACCCCGACCACCGTCGACGCGAAGATCGTCGCGGCGGCGGCCAACGCCGGGCACTGGGCCGAGCTGGCCGGCGGCGGGCAGGTCACCGAGGAAATCTTCGCCGGCCGCATCGAGGAACTCGCCACGCTGCTCGAGCCCGGCCGCACCTATCAGTTCAACGCGCTGTTCCTCGACCCGTACCTGTGGAAGCTGCAGGTCGGTGGAAAGCGCTTGGTGCAGAAGGCGCGTCAGTCCGGTGCGGCGATCGACGGCCTGGTGATCAGCGCCGGCATCCCCGACCTCGAGGACGCCGTCGACTTGATCAAGGAGCTGAACGACGTCGGCATAAGCCACGTCGTGTTCAAGCCCGGCACGGTCGAGCAGATCCGCTCGGTCATCCGCATCGCGACCGAGGTGCCCACCAAGCCGGTGATCATGCACATCGAGGGCGGGCGCGCCGGTGGCCACCACTCGTGGGAAGACCTCGACGACCTCTTGCTGGCAACGTATTCGGAGCTGCGGTCGCGCCCCAACATCACCGTCTGCGTGGGCGGCGGCATCGGCACGCCCGAGCGGGCGGCCGAGTATCTGTCCGGGCGTTGGGCGCAGGCGTACGGCTTCCCGCTGATGCCGATCGACGGCATCCTGGTCGGCACCGCGGCGATGGCGACCAAGGAGGCCACCACGTCGCCGTCGGTCAAGCGGATGCTCGTCGAGACGCAGGGCACCGAGCAGTGGGTCGGCGCCGGAAAAGCCGCGGGCGGCATGGCTTCCAGCCGCAGCCAGCTGGGTGCCGACATCCACGAGATCGACAACAGCGCGTCGCGATGCGGCCGGCTGCTCGACGAGGTCGCCGGGGACGCTGAGGCCGTCGCCGCGCGTCGCGACGAGATCATCGCGGCGATGGCGAACACCGCCAAGCCCTACTTCGGCGACGTCGCCGACATGACCTACCTGCAATGGCTGCAACGTTACGTCGAGCTGACCATCGGCGACGGCAACTCCACGGCCGACACCGCGGCGCCGGGCAGTCCGTGGCTGGCCGACACCTGGCGCGACCGGTTCCAGCAGATGCTGCAGCGCGCCGAAGCGCGTTTGCACGCAAACGATTCCGGCCCGATCGACACGCTGTTCGCCGACGCCGTGCTACTGGAAAGCCCCCGGCAGGCCATCGCCACGTTGGTCGCCGAATACCCCGATGCCGAAACCGTGCAGCTGCACCCGGCCGACGTCCCGTTCTTCGTCAGTCTCTGCAAGACGCTGGGCAAGCCGGTCAACTTCGTGCCGGTCATCGACAAGGACGTGCGGCGCTGGTGGCGAAGCGACTCGCTGTGGCAGGCCCACGACGCCCGCTACGACGCCGACCAGGTCTGCATCATCCCTGGTACCGCGGCGGTGGCCGGCATTACCCGAATGGACGAACCCGTCGGTGAACTGCTGGACCGCTTCGAGCGGGCCGCCATCGACGAGGTGCTGTCCTCCAACGGGCAGCCGCGGGCCGTCGCGTCGCGCCGGATGGGCCGCGCCGACGTGACCGGACCGCTGGCCGTCGTGCTCGACGCTCCCGACGTGCAGTGGGCCGGTCGCACCGCGACCAACCCCGTCCACCGGATCGCCGACCCCGGTGACTGGCTCGTGCACGACGGCCCCGAAAGCCGGCGCGCCACACACTCGTCCACCGGGGCGCGGCTTCAGGTCGACGGCGACCGGGTGGTGCTGAGCGTCCCGTTGTCGGGAACTTGGATCGACATCCCATTCACCCTGCCCGCCAACACCGTTGACGGCGGGACTCCGGTGGTGCCGACCGAGGACGCCGCGACCGCCATGCGGGCGGTGCTGGCGATCGCCGCCGGTGTCGACGGGCCGGAGTTCCTGCCCGCGGTCGTCGACGGAACGGCCAGCGCGACGGTCGACTGGGATCCCGAGCGGGTCGCCGACCACACCGGAGTCACGGCCACCTTCTCCGAGACGCTGGCACCGGGCCTCAGCACCGTGCCCGACGCGCTGGTGGGCCTCTGCTGGCCGGCCGTCTTCGCGGCGATCGGCTCGGCGGTCACCGACACCGGCGTCCCGGTCGTCGAGGGCCTGCTCAGCCTCGTGCACCTCGACCACGCCGCCCACGTGGTCGGCGCGGTGCCCACAATCCCGGCCGAATTGGCAATCTCCGCAACGGCTTCGCCGGCGGAGGACACGGACATGGGCCGTGTCGTCCGGGTCGCAGTGACCATCGCCGACCCCGACGGCGCGACGATCGCCAGCCTCGACGAGCGGTTCGCGATCCTTGGGCGCACCGGCTCCGCCGAGCTCACCGAGCCGGTGCGGGCCGGCGGCGCAGTGTCGGAGAACGCGACCGACACCCCGCGTCGCCGCCGCCGCGACGTCCGGTTGACCGCCCCGGTCGACATGCGGCCGTTCGCCATGGTGTCCGGTGACCACAACCCGATCCACACCGACCGGGCCGCCGCCCTGCTGGCCGGCCTGGAATTGCCCATCGTGCATGGCATGTGGTTGTCGGCGGCCGCGCAGCACGCGGTGACCGCCACCGACGGCCAAGCCCGGCCGCCCGCCCGCCTGGTCGGTTGGACCGCTCGCTTCCTGGGCATGGTGCGTCCCGGCGACGAGGTCGACTTCCGTGTCGAGCGCGTCGGAATCGACCAGGGCGCAGAGGTTTTGGACGTGTCCGCCCGCATAGGGTCCGACCTGGTGATGTCGGCGACGGCGCGCCTGGCCGCCCCGCACACGGTGTATGCCTTCCCCGGTCAGGGGATTCAGCACAAGGGCATGGGCATGGACGTCCGCGCCCGCTCCAAGGCCGCCCGCAAGGTGTGGGACAAAGCGGACAAGTTCACCCGCGACACGCTGGGCTTCTCGGTGCTGCACGTGGTGCGCGACAACCCGACCAGCATCATCGCCAGCGGCGTGCACTACAACCACCCCGAGGGGGTGCTGTACCTGACGCAGTTCACCCAGGTCGCGATGGCCACGGTGGCGGCGGCGCAGGTCGCCGAGATGCGCGAGCAGGGCGCGTTCGTCGAGGGTGCGATCGCCTGCGGCCACTCCGTTGGGGAGTACACCGCGCTGGCCTGCGTCACCGGCATCTACGAGCTGGAAGCGTTGCTGGAGACGGTGTTCCACCGCGGCTCGAAGATGCACGACATCGTGCCGCGCGACGAGCTGGGCCGTTCGAACTACCGGCTGGCGGCGATCCGGCCGTCGCAGATCGACCTGCCGGACGACGAGGTGCCCGGGTTTGTGGCCGGCATCGCCGAGCGCAGCGGTGAATTCCTGGAGATCGTGAACTTCAACCTGCGCGGTTCGCAGTATGCGATCGCCGGGACGGTTCGCGGTTTGGAGGAGCTGGAGGCCGAGGTGGAGCGGCGCCGCGAGCTCACCGGCGGCAAGCGCTCGTTCATCCTCGTGCCGGGTATCGACGTGCCGTTCCACTCGCGGGTGCTGCGCGTCGGGGTGGCCGAATTCCGCCGCTCGCTGGAACGTGTCATGCCGCGTGACAAGGATCCCGACGTCATCATCGGCCGCTACATTCCGAACCTGGTGCCACGTCCGTTCACCCTGGACCGCGACTTCATCCAGGAGATCCGGGATTTGGTGCCCGCCGAGCCGCTCGACGAGATCCTCGCCGATTACGACACCTGGCTCAACGAGCGCCGCAACGAGATGGCGCGCATCGTCTTGATCGAGCTGCTGGCATGGCAGTTCGCCAGCCCGGTGCGCTGGATCGAAACCCAGGACCTGCTGTTCACCGAACAGGCCGCGGGCGGGCTGGGCGTGGAGCGGTTCGTCGAGATCGGCGTGAAGTCGGCGCCGACCGTCGCCGGATTGGCCACCAACACCCTCAAGCTCCCCGAATATGCCCACAGCACAGTCGAAGTGCTCAACGCCGAGCGCGACGCGGCGGTGCTGTTCGCCACCGACACCGACCCCGAGCCGGAGCCGGAGGCGGACGACCCCGCCGCCGAGGTGGCCGTGGGGGCCGCCCCGGTGGAGGCGGCGCCCGCGCCGGCGCCCGCCGCCGCGTCCTCCGGCCCGCGCCCGGATGACATCGGGTTCGACGCCGCCGACGCCACCCTGGCGTTGATCGCGCTGTCGGCAAAGATGCGCATCGACCAGATCGAGGAGCTGGACTCCATCGAGTCCATCACCGATGGTGCCTCGTCGCGGCGCAACCAGTTGCTGGTGGACCTGGGTTCGGAATTGAACCTGGGCGCCATCGACGGCGCCGCCGAGGCCGACCTGGCCGGGCTGCGGTCACAGGTGACCAAGCTCGCGCGCACGTACAAGCCTTTCGGTCCGGTGCTTTCCGACGCGATCAACGACCAGTTGCGCACCGTGCTGGGGCCCTCGGGCAAGCGGCCCGCCGCGATCGCGGAGCGGGTCAAGAAGACGTGGGAGCTCGGCGACGGTTGGGCCAAGCACGTGACGGTCGAAGTTGCGCTGGGAACCCGCGAGGGCACCAGCGTGCGCGGCGGCGCCATGGGCCACCTGCACGAGGGCGCGCTGGCCGATGCGGCCTCGGTCGACAAAGTCATCGATGCCGCGGTGACCTCGGTCGCCGCGCGGCGCGGCATCGCGGTGGCGCTGCCGTCGTCCGGCGGAGGCGGCGGCGCGACCGTCGACGCCGCCGCGTTGAGCGAGTTCACCGACCAGATCACCGGTCGCGACGGTGTGCTCGCCTCGGCGGCCCGGCTGATCCTCAACCAGTTGGGCCACGACGATCCCGTCAGCGCCATGCCGACGGCCACGGACGCCGAGCTCATCGACCTGGTCACCGCCGAACTCGGCGCGGACTGGCCGCGTCTGGTCGCGCCGACCTTCGACGCCAAGAAGGCCGTCGTGTTCGACGACCGGTGGGCCAGCGCCCGGGAGGACCTGGCCAAGCTGTGGCTGACCGACGAGGATGACATCGACGCCCGGTGGCAGACCCTGTCCGAAAGGTTCGAGGGCGCAGGCCATGTCGTAGCCACCCAGGCCACCTGGTGGCAGGGCAAGTCGCTGGCCGCCGGTCGCCAGATTCACGCGTCGCTGTACGGCCGCATCGCCGCCGGGGCGGAGAACCCCGATCCCGGCCCCTACAGCAACGAAGTTGCCGTGGTGACTGGCGCTTCGAAGGGTTCGATCGCCGCGTCGGTGGTCGCGCGACTGCTCGACGGTGGAGCGACCGTCGTCGCCACCACATCGAAGCTCGACGACGAGCGGCTCGCGTTCTACCGCGGGCTGTATCGTGACCACGCCCGCTATGGCGCCGCGCTATGGGTCGTCGCCGCCAACATGGCGTCCTACTCCGACATCGACGCCCTGGTCGAATGGATCGGTACCGAGCAGTCCGAAAGCCTTGGGCCGCAATCCATCCACATCAAGGACGCGCAGACTCCCACACTGCTGTTCCCCTTCGCGGCGCCTCGCGTCGCCGGCGACCTGTCGGAGGCCGGTTCGCGCTCCGAGATGGAGATGAAGGTTCTGCTGTGGGCGGTGCAACGGTTGATCGGCGGCCTGTCCAAGATCGGCGCCGAGCGCGACATCGCGTCGCGACTGCACGTCGTGTTGCCCGGCTCGCCCAACCGCGGAATGTTCGGCGGTGACGGCGCATACGGCGAAGCCAAGTCGGCGCTGGACGCGTTGGTGACCCGTTGGCACGCCGAATCCTCCTGGGCCTCCCGGGTCAGCCTCGCGCACGCGCTGATCGGCTGGACCCGCGGTACCGGGCTGATGGGCCACAACGACGCCATCGTCGACGCCGTCGAGGAGGCCGGCGTCACCACGTACTCCACCGACGAGATGGCCGCCATGCTGCTGGGCCTGTGCGACGTGGAGTCCAAGGTCGCGGCGGCCGGCGCGCCGATCAAGGCGGACCTGACCGGCGGCCTCGCCGAGGCCAACCTCGACATGGCCGAATTGGCCGCCAAGGCCCGCGAGCACGCATCGAGCGAGCCGGCGACGGAAGACGTTGCGGCCGAAGGCACCATCGCTGCGCTGCCGTCCCCGCCGCGCGGCTTCGCCCCGGCGCCTCCGCCGGAATGGGCCGACCTCGACGTCGACCCGGCCGACCTGGTGGTGATCGTCGGCGGTGCCGAGATCGGCCCGTACGGTTCGTCGCGCACCCGGTTCGAGATGGAGGTCGACAACGAACTCTCGGCGGCCGGCGTCCTGGAGCTGGCGTGGACCACTGGACTGATCCGCTGGGAGGACGACCCGCAACCCGGTTGGTACGACACGCAATCGGGCGATCTGGTCGACGAGGCCGAGCTCGTCGAGCGCTACCACGACGCCGTGGTGGAGCGGGTGGGCATTCGCGAGTTCGTCGACGACGGCGCGATCGACCCCGATCACGCGTCGCCGTTGCTGGTGTCGGTGTTCTTGGACAAGGACTTCACCTTCGTCGTCTCCTCGGAAGCCGACGCCCGCGGGTTCGTCGAGTTCGATCCCGAGCACACGGTCATTCGCCCCGTCCCCGATTCGGGCGACTGGCAGGTCACGCGCAAGGCGGGCACCGAGATCCGGGTGCCGCGCAAGACCAAGCTGTCGCGGGTCGTCGGCGCGCAGATCCCCACCGGGTTCGATCCGACCGTGTACGGCATCAGCCAGGACATGGCCAGCTCCACCGACCGGGTGGCGCTGTGGAACATCGTCGCGACCGTCGACGCGTTCTTGTCCTCGGGATTCACCCCGACCGAGTTGATGCGGTGGGTGCACCCCGGCCTGGTGGCCAGCACGCAGGGCACCGGCATGGGCGGGATGACGTCGATGCAGACCATGTATCACGGCAATCTGCTCGGCCGGAACAAGCCGAACGACATCCTGCAGGAAGTGCTGCCGAACGTTGTTGCCGCGCATGTCATTCAGAGCTATGTGGGCAGTTACGGCGCGATGATCCACCCGGTCGGCGCGTGCGCGACCGCGGCGGTGTCGGTCGAGGAGGGGGTCGACAAGATCCGCCTCGGCAAGGCCGAACTGGTGGTGGCCGGCGGCTTCGACGACCTGACGCTGGAAGCGATCATCGGCTTCGGTGACATGGCGGCCACCGCCGACACGTCCATGATGCGCGGCCGGGGCATTCACGACTCGAAGTTCTCCCGGCCCAACGACCGGCGCCGGCTCGGGTTCGTCGAGGCGCAGGGCGGCGGCACCATCCTGCTCGCCCGCGGCGACCTGGCGCTCAAGATGGGCCTTCCGGTGCTGGCGGTGGTGGCCTACGCGCAATCGTTCGCCGACGGCGTGCACACGTCGATCCCGGCGCCGGGTCTGGGCGCGCTGGGCGCGGGCCGCGGCGGCAGGGAATCGGCGTTGGCGCGGTCGCTGGCCAAGCTCGGTGTCGGCGCCGACGACATCGCCGTGATCTCCAAGCACGACACGTCCACGCTGGCCAACGATCCCAACGAGACCGAACTGCACGAGCGGCTGGCCGACTCGTTGGGTCGCTCCGAGGGCGCCCCGCTGTTCGTGGTGTCGCAGAAGAGCCTCACCGGGCACGCCAAGGGCGGCGCGGCGGTCTTCCAGATGATGGGCCTGTGCCAGATGCTGCGCGACGGGGTGATCCCGCCCAACCGCAGCCTTGATTGCGTCGACGACGAACTGGCCGGCTCGGCCCACTTCGTCTGGGTGCGTGAGACGCTGCGGCTCGGTGAGAAGTTCCCGCTGAAGGCCGGCATGGTGACCAGCCTCGGGTTCGGGCATGTGTCCGGTCTGGTGGCGCTGGTGCACCCGCAGGCCTTCATCGCCGCGCTGAACCCCGAGCAGCGGGCGGACTACCAGCGGCGCGCGGAGGCGCGGCTGCTGGCCGGTCAGCGCCGGTTGGCGTCGGCGATCGCCGGCGGCGCGCCCATGTTTGAGCGGCCGGCGGACCGCCGTTTCGACCACGACGTACCGGAGAAGCGCCAGGAGGCGGCGATGCTGCTGAACCCGGCGTCCCGGCTGGGTGAGGGCGATGCCTACGAGGTCTCGGCCGAATGA